One genomic segment of Mycolicibacterium psychrotolerans includes these proteins:
- a CDS encoding monovalent cation/H+ antiporter complex subunit F, giving the protein MTVVWIVAGAMLSAAALATMFRMLLGPTTLDRLVALDTLVAVAMCAIGTWAAFSLDTTVTYSLTALALITFVGSVSVARFRVPDVDDPAHKGRHR; this is encoded by the coding sequence GTGACCGTCGTCTGGATCGTCGCCGGGGCCATGCTGTCAGCTGCCGCCCTGGCCACCATGTTCCGCATGCTGCTCGGACCCACCACGCTCGACCGGCTGGTGGCGTTGGACACCCTGGTCGCCGTCGCGATGTGTGCCATCGGCACCTGGGCGGCGTTCAGCCTCGACACCACGGTCACCTACAGTCTGACCGCGCTGGCGCTGATCACGTTCGTGGGATCGGTCAGCGTCGCCCGATTCCGGGTGCCCGACGTCGACGACCCTGCGCACAAGGGACGGCACCGGTGA
- a CDS encoding N-acetylglutamate synthase, CG3035 family: MTDLPALGARVSLRYRLPVGETRPFTDVVGHVEQVDPTVQVRTRHGEVVTVGRDDVVAFRVVPEQPVRAGQIRNLEHAAALAWPGTEQQWLDGWFLRFGDGATRRANSAVPLRFTSVAEIAAVSGWYASRGVPAVISAPDRLFRVPAGVPTDAENLVMTTEIGPGGQGEVTVSAVPDDEWLTLYERDVPAPVLTAVVDGEVGFGTLAGAAVGRVALTEAPDGTRWAGVSAVHVVESARRQGLARRLCEGLLAWAGDRGATRAYVQVVTDNDAARRLYEQMGFTLHHRSRYVRAEDIV, translated from the coding sequence GTGACGGATCTGCCGGCGCTCGGCGCGCGGGTCAGCCTGCGGTACCGGCTGCCGGTCGGCGAGACCCGGCCGTTCACCGACGTGGTCGGCCACGTCGAGCAGGTCGACCCGACGGTGCAGGTGCGTACCCGCCACGGTGAGGTGGTCACCGTCGGCCGCGACGATGTCGTCGCCTTCCGGGTGGTGCCCGAGCAGCCGGTGCGCGCGGGACAGATCCGCAACCTGGAGCACGCGGCGGCGCTGGCGTGGCCGGGCACCGAGCAGCAGTGGCTCGACGGGTGGTTCCTGCGCTTCGGCGACGGCGCCACCAGACGCGCCAATTCCGCTGTGCCGCTGCGGTTCACGTCGGTGGCCGAGATCGCCGCGGTTTCCGGCTGGTATGCCTCGCGCGGGGTGCCCGCGGTCATCTCCGCGCCCGACCGCCTGTTCCGCGTTCCCGCGGGGGTACCCACCGACGCCGAAAACCTGGTGATGACAACGGAAATCGGTCCGGGCGGGCAGGGCGAGGTGACGGTGTCGGCGGTCCCCGACGATGAATGGCTGACGCTGTACGAACGCGACGTCCCGGCACCGGTGCTGACCGCGGTCGTCGACGGTGAGGTCGGGTTCGGCACGCTGGCCGGTGCGGCGGTGGGCAGGGTGGCACTCACCGAGGCGCCCGACGGGACCCGCTGGGCGGGCGTGTCGGCGGTGCACGTCGTCGAATCCGCAAGGCGCCAGGGATTGGCGCGGAGGCTGTGTGAGGGGTTGCTGGCCTGGGCGGGCGACCGGGGCGCGACGCGCGCGTACGTGCAGGTCGTCACCGACAACGACGCCGCCCGCCGGTTGTACGAACAGATGGGTTTCACACTGCACCACCGCTCCCGCTATGTGCGGGCCGAGGACATAGTCTGA
- the mnhG gene encoding monovalent cation/H(+) antiporter subunit G — translation MTGFDIVAAVLILSGSVLALTAAIGVVRFPDTLSRMHAATKPQVLGLLLVLLGAALRLRGHVDVGMLILTGLFTVITAPVIANRVGQLAYREQNIRDDLMTTDEMHGFGDDRESGDHDSPRR, via the coding sequence GTGACCGGCTTCGACATCGTCGCCGCGGTGCTGATCCTCAGCGGATCGGTCCTCGCGCTGACCGCGGCCATCGGGGTCGTGCGGTTTCCCGACACGCTCTCGCGGATGCACGCGGCTACCAAGCCGCAGGTGCTGGGACTGCTCCTGGTGCTGCTGGGCGCAGCGCTGCGGCTGCGCGGACACGTCGACGTCGGCATGCTGATCTTGACGGGGCTGTTCACCGTGATCACCGCGCCGGTGATCGCGAATCGGGTGGGCCAGCTCGCCTACCGCGAGCAGAACATCCGCGACGATCTGATGACCACCGACGAGATGCATGGTTTCGGCGACGATCGGGAATCCGGCGACCATGATTCGCCACGACGCTGA
- a CDS encoding lysophospholipid acyltransferase family protein, with protein sequence MATTSDTRPEQVRVQARDHAQEKRTAMAAKRDRSEGGLSGWVAQRAGDWDLAGQDEATMQRQKYFWNTLVDHWFRMEFDGWENLPDSPVLLVGIHSGAPFVWDAWTVGVQWWRRFGQARPLHGTAHDALMAIPVIGRYFRAMGVLPAAPDSIATALAEGRDVALWPGGEVDSLRPWSERDQANLAGRKGFVAMAIKAGVPIVPIATVGGADAMPVLIRGDGLSRALRLDKLLRLKVFPIAVSLPWGIAPAALPQLPLPAKIRTRLMPAVEVDHDPARADDADYVDRVYREVQDSIQRGMDELARKRAFPLFG encoded by the coding sequence ATGGCGACCACCAGTGATACCCGACCCGAACAGGTGCGCGTGCAGGCGCGCGACCACGCGCAGGAGAAAAGGACGGCGATGGCCGCCAAGCGGGACCGCAGCGAGGGTGGGCTGTCCGGCTGGGTGGCGCAGCGCGCCGGTGACTGGGACCTCGCGGGCCAGGACGAGGCGACGATGCAGCGCCAGAAGTACTTCTGGAACACCTTGGTCGACCACTGGTTCCGGATGGAGTTCGACGGGTGGGAGAACCTGCCCGACTCGCCCGTGCTGCTGGTCGGGATCCACTCGGGCGCGCCGTTCGTCTGGGATGCGTGGACCGTCGGGGTGCAGTGGTGGCGCCGGTTCGGTCAGGCGCGTCCGCTGCACGGCACCGCGCACGACGCACTGATGGCGATCCCGGTGATCGGCCGGTACTTCCGTGCGATGGGCGTGCTGCCCGCCGCGCCGGACTCCATCGCGACCGCCCTGGCCGAAGGCCGCGACGTCGCGCTGTGGCCCGGCGGTGAAGTCGACTCACTACGGCCGTGGAGCGAACGGGACCAGGCGAACCTCGCGGGACGCAAGGGTTTCGTGGCCATGGCGATCAAGGCGGGGGTGCCCATCGTGCCGATCGCGACGGTGGGTGGCGCCGACGCGATGCCGGTGCTGATCCGCGGCGACGGGCTCTCGCGGGCACTCCGTCTGGACAAACTGTTGCGCCTCAAGGTCTTTCCGATCGCCGTATCGCTACCCTGGGGGATCGCGCCCGCAGCGCTGCCGCAGCTCCCGCTGCCCGCGAAGATCCGGACCCGGTTGATGCCCGCGGTCGAGGTGGATCACGACCCGGCACGTGCCGACGACGCCGACTATGTGGACCGCGTGTATCGCGAGGTGCAGGACAGCATTCAGCGCGGCATGGACGAGCTGGCGCGCAAGCGGGCCTTCCCGCTGTTCGGCTGA
- a CDS encoding glutamate--cysteine ligase produces MSSLGADRRAASRIDFAGSPRPTLGVEWEFALVDAQTRDLSNEAASVIAEIGENPHVHKELLRNTVEVVTGVCDSVPEAMDDLRSNLKPVRTVVRERGMELFCAGTHPFAKWSAQKLTDAPRYAELIKRTQWWGRQMLIWGVHVHVGVSSAHKVMPIITSMLNYYPHLLALSSSSPFWDGEDTGYASNRAMMFQQLPTAGLPFQFQEWREFEGFVADQKKTGIIDHMNEIRWDIRPSPHLGTVEVRIFDGVSNLRELSALVALTHCLIVDLDRRLDAGETLPVMPPWHVQENKWRAARYGLDAIIILDADSNERLVTEDLDDQLERLVPVAESLSCVDELAAVAEICRNGASYQRQRRVAEEADGDLRAVVDALVGELVI; encoded by the coding sequence GTGTCATCACTCGGGGCTGATCGCCGGGCTGCCAGCCGCATCGACTTCGCCGGATCTCCCCGGCCCACACTCGGTGTCGAGTGGGAGTTCGCGCTCGTCGACGCGCAGACCCGCGACCTGAGCAACGAGGCCGCCTCGGTGATCGCCGAGATCGGCGAGAACCCACACGTACACAAGGAACTGCTGCGCAACACCGTCGAGGTCGTGACCGGTGTCTGCGACAGCGTTCCCGAGGCGATGGACGATCTGCGGTCCAATCTGAAGCCGGTGCGCACCGTCGTGCGGGAGCGCGGCATGGAGTTGTTCTGTGCGGGCACACACCCGTTCGCGAAGTGGTCGGCGCAGAAGCTGACCGACGCGCCGCGCTACGCCGAGCTGATCAAGCGCACGCAGTGGTGGGGCCGGCAGATGCTGATCTGGGGTGTGCACGTCCACGTCGGGGTGTCCTCGGCGCACAAGGTGATGCCGATCATCACCTCGATGCTGAACTACTACCCGCATCTGCTGGCGCTGTCGTCGTCGTCGCCGTTCTGGGACGGTGAGGACACCGGTTACGCGAGCAATCGGGCGATGATGTTCCAGCAGTTGCCGACGGCCGGTCTGCCGTTCCAGTTTCAGGAGTGGCGCGAGTTCGAAGGCTTCGTCGCCGACCAGAAGAAGACCGGGATCATCGATCACATGAACGAGATCCGCTGGGACATAAGGCCTTCCCCTCACCTGGGGACAGTGGAGGTGCGGATCTTCGACGGGGTGTCCAACTTGCGGGAACTCTCGGCGCTCGTCGCGCTGACGCACTGCCTGATCGTCGATCTCGATCGCCGCCTCGATGCCGGCGAGACGCTGCCCGTGATGCCGCCGTGGCACGTGCAGGAGAACAAGTGGCGCGCCGCGCGCTACGGCCTCGACGCGATCATCATCCTCGACGCTGACAGCAACGAACGGCTGGTCACCGAGGATCTCGACGATCAGCTCGAGCGGCTGGTGCCCGTCGCCGAATCCCTGTCGTGCGTCGACGAACTCGCGGCCGTCGCCGAGATCTGCCGCAACGGCGCGTCCTATCAGCGGCAGCGCCGGGTGGCCGAGGAGGCCGACGGTGACCTGCGCGCCGTCGTCGACGCGCTGGTCGGCGAGTTGGTGATCTGA
- a CDS encoding peptide deformylase has protein sequence MAVRPICIVGDPVLHTPTEPIPVGDDGSLPADLADLITDLYDTMDAAHGVGLAANQIGVGKRVFVFDCADARGKTVRRRGVVVNPVLETSEVPETMPDPEDDDEGCLSVPGESFPTGRASWARVTGLDADGNPITLEGTDLFARMLQHETGHLDGFLYLDRLVGRNARSAKRAVKSHGWGVPGLTWMPGEDPDPFGH, from the coding sequence ATGGCTGTCCGACCGATCTGCATCGTGGGAGATCCCGTTCTCCACACCCCCACCGAGCCGATCCCCGTCGGCGACGACGGAAGTCTGCCCGCCGATCTCGCGGATCTGATCACCGATCTGTACGACACGATGGACGCCGCCCACGGAGTCGGCCTGGCCGCCAACCAGATCGGCGTCGGCAAACGGGTCTTCGTCTTCGACTGCGCCGACGCCCGCGGCAAGACCGTCCGGCGCCGCGGCGTCGTCGTCAACCCGGTGCTGGAGACCTCCGAGGTGCCCGAGACGATGCCGGATCCGGAGGACGACGACGAGGGCTGCCTGTCGGTGCCGGGCGAGTCGTTCCCGACGGGCCGCGCCTCGTGGGCGCGGGTGACGGGCCTGGACGCCGACGGCAACCCGATCACGTTGGAGGGGACGGACCTGTTCGCGCGGATGCTGCAGCACGAGACGGGTCATCTCGACGGCTTCCTGTACCTGGACCGGCTGGTCGGCAGGAATGCGCGCAGCGCCAAGCGGGCGGTGAAGTCGCACGGCTGGGGCGTGCCCGGTCTGACCTGGATGCCCGGCGAGGACCCCGATCCGTTCGGGCACTGA
- a CDS encoding LytR C-terminal domain-containing protein, whose protein sequence is MNQREASGLPLRAIVMVLLFLGVVFLLVGFQALSGGDDASDSDSITTSITSTPTTPSSAAAPAKADVRVFNISSTEGAAETTANRLREAGWNVTETGNLTLPDTTVTTVFFSDAEGEQQAAEEVGRLLEAPVAPRVPELTEQPPGVIVAVTG, encoded by the coding sequence ATGAACCAGCGAGAAGCCTCCGGTCTGCCCCTGCGCGCCATCGTGATGGTGCTGCTGTTCCTGGGTGTGGTCTTCCTCCTCGTCGGGTTCCAGGCGCTGAGCGGAGGCGACGACGCGTCCGACAGCGACTCGATCACCACCTCGATCACCAGCACCCCGACCACACCGTCGAGCGCCGCTGCGCCGGCGAAGGCCGACGTGCGGGTCTTCAACATCTCCAGCACCGAAGGCGCCGCCGAGACCACAGCCAATCGGCTGCGCGAGGCCGGCTGGAATGTCACCGAGACCGGCAACCTGACCCTGCCGGACACCACGGTCACCACCGTCTTCTTCAGCGACGCCGAAGGCGAGCAGCAGGCGGCCGAAGAGGTCGGCCGGTTGCTCGAGGCGCCGGTGGCGCCCCGGGTCCCCGAACTCACAGAGCAGCCACCAGGCGTGATCGTGGCAGTCACCGGCTAG
- a CDS encoding SAM-dependent methyltransferase, giving the protein MIRHDADSPGHHGALGVAMVRAWENDSEHPLFTDPYARLLVEAAGAALPSGRPCAGADYAAARTKWFDDYVLSASAGGVSQVVILGAGLDTRPWRLPWLSDTVIFEVEEPTLLALKAATMDASDAQLGAKYMPVPVESGDDWTRALQAAGFDHLEPTAWSIEGVLPELSAEAQDALLSEIALYSARGTRIAVEAATNPDVAQWLCCNRWEATSIEVRDVMARYHRAVDDDATVPPYVFVQGKLL; this is encoded by the coding sequence ATGATTCGCCACGACGCTGACAGCCCGGGCCACCACGGGGCGCTCGGCGTCGCGATGGTGCGGGCGTGGGAGAACGACTCCGAACACCCCCTGTTCACCGATCCGTATGCGCGGCTGCTGGTCGAGGCCGCCGGCGCGGCGCTGCCGAGCGGCAGGCCCTGCGCCGGCGCGGACTACGCCGCGGCGCGCACGAAGTGGTTCGACGACTACGTGCTGTCGGCCAGTGCGGGCGGAGTCTCGCAGGTCGTGATCCTGGGCGCGGGCCTGGACACCCGTCCCTGGCGGCTGCCGTGGCTCAGCGACACCGTGATCTTCGAGGTGGAGGAACCGACGTTGTTGGCGTTGAAGGCCGCGACGATGGATGCTTCCGACGCGCAGCTGGGAGCCAAGTACATGCCGGTGCCGGTGGAGTCGGGCGACGACTGGACGCGCGCACTGCAGGCGGCCGGCTTCGACCACCTGGAGCCGACGGCCTGGTCGATCGAAGGGGTGCTGCCCGAGCTGTCCGCCGAGGCGCAGGATGCGCTGCTCTCCGAGATCGCCCTCTACAGCGCGCGGGGAACCCGCATCGCGGTCGAGGCGGCGACGAATCCGGATGTGGCGCAATGGTTGTGCTGCAACCGCTGGGAGGCGACGTCGATCGAGGTGCGCGACGTGATGGCCCGCTACCATCGGGCCGTCGACGACGACGCCACGGTTCCGCCGTACGTGTTCGTCCAGGGCAAGCTGCTCTAG
- a CDS encoding HNH endonuclease signature motif containing protein — MSVDAAILEHIFDNCSDGAILAVVEDALRQESMQVARKLAAIAQLLRRRIDEELAIDADARSMITGFARTTAEVAALINMSTAAARAMVFAAETLDQRLPAVGELLARGEVSWPTVELVIKRTELVADDLMPQIDPDMAERLGSWSSWSRRRVIDAVDHVVSTVDRDGVKKRRQRAYDERGAYVSSDGDGMATLRIKLSAPAGKMVDAELSAMAASVCPADPRSLQQRRADAFEALAERRGLECRCGASDCPKNDPATGQPSASSTQVSPKVVLNVVAGADTVNGQSQAPGYLVGFGVIDAELVRELARDATRRLVEEPVVSQHEALRYRPGAALARWIRLRDLTCRAPGCSVPAEQCDIDHITPFNHRDPAAGGHTVPWNLACFCRQHHRCKTFGGWCVELLADGTIVWTSPTGAVSRTTPGSTGLFGMTVRPRRREDRTRVERARARLCAHRATTEYNRYRNQAATREIRDRRWRNDTRRWRGLFHGPISDKPSNAPYMQWVNDPLEPEELQPHWQPPPRTPSDPDEPPPF; from the coding sequence ATGTCAGTGGACGCAGCTATACTCGAACACATATTCGACAATTGCTCCGACGGCGCCATCCTCGCGGTCGTCGAGGATGCGCTTCGTCAGGAGTCGATGCAGGTCGCGCGGAAGCTCGCGGCCATCGCGCAGTTGCTGCGCCGTCGGATCGACGAGGAGCTGGCCATCGACGCCGACGCACGCTCGATGATCACCGGGTTCGCCCGCACCACCGCCGAGGTCGCCGCGCTGATCAACATGTCCACCGCTGCCGCGCGGGCGATGGTGTTCGCCGCTGAGACCCTCGATCAACGGTTGCCGGCAGTGGGAGAGCTGCTTGCTCGCGGCGAGGTGAGCTGGCCGACGGTCGAATTGGTGATCAAGCGCACTGAACTGGTCGCCGACGACCTGATGCCCCAGATCGACCCCGACATGGCCGAGCGTCTCGGCAGCTGGTCGTCATGGTCACGGCGGAGGGTCATCGACGCCGTCGATCATGTGGTGAGCACCGTGGACCGCGATGGGGTGAAGAAGCGTCGCCAACGCGCCTATGACGAGCGCGGGGCGTACGTCAGCTCAGACGGCGACGGGATGGCCACGCTGCGGATCAAGCTTTCTGCGCCAGCGGGCAAGATGGTCGACGCCGAACTCTCGGCGATGGCCGCCTCGGTGTGTCCGGCGGATCCGCGCAGCCTGCAGCAACGCCGCGCCGATGCCTTCGAAGCCCTGGCCGAACGCCGCGGCCTCGAATGCCGCTGCGGTGCGTCCGACTGCCCCAAGAACGACCCGGCAACCGGTCAGCCCTCCGCGTCGTCGACGCAGGTCTCGCCGAAGGTGGTGCTGAACGTGGTGGCCGGCGCCGACACCGTGAACGGACAAAGCCAGGCGCCGGGATATCTGGTCGGGTTCGGGGTCATCGACGCCGAACTGGTCCGTGAACTGGCCCGGGACGCCACCCGCAGGCTGGTCGAGGAGCCCGTCGTCAGCCAGCACGAGGCACTGCGATACCGGCCGGGCGCCGCGCTGGCGCGCTGGATCCGCCTGCGCGATCTGACATGCCGGGCACCCGGATGCTCAGTCCCGGCCGAGCAGTGCGACATCGACCACATCACCCCCTTCAACCACCGCGACCCGGCAGCAGGCGGGCACACCGTGCCGTGGAACCTGGCCTGCTTCTGCCGACAACATCATCGCTGCAAGACTTTCGGCGGCTGGTGTGTCGAGCTCCTGGCCGACGGAACCATCGTGTGGACCTCTCCGACCGGCGCGGTATCGCGCACCACACCCGGCTCCACCGGCCTGTTCGGTATGACCGTTCGACCACGGCGCCGCGAAGACCGCACAAGGGTCGAACGCGCCCGCGCCCGGCTCTGCGCCCACCGGGCCACCACCGAGTACAACCGCTACCGTAACCAGGCCGCCACGCGAGAAATCAGAGACCGCCGATGGCGCAACGACACTCGCCGCTGGAGAGGGCTGTTTCACGGCCCGATCAGCGACAAGCCGTCGAACGCCCCCTACATGCAGTGGGTCAACGATCCGTTGGAACCCGAAGAGCTGCAACCGCATTGGCAACCGCCACCACGGACGCCTTCCGATCCCGACGAACCGCCACCGTTCTAG
- the sodC gene encoding superoxide dismutase[Cu-Zn], with amino-acid sequence MLRTVAAATLFAAPALALAACAPPGEVPSNTTGTPPAIWTGSPSPSASAGEEGPSEGGEAQAAGGETLKADLKLPDGTTVATADIAFSGGYATVTVQTSGTNQLTPGFHGMHIHSVGKCEANSVAPTGGAPANFNSAGGHLQVPGHSGHPASGDLASLQVREDGSAKLVTTTDAFTAEELLGGAGTAIIIHEKADNFANIPPERYQQVNGAPPPDQTTLATGDAGARVACGVITRG; translated from the coding sequence ATGCTCAGGACCGTCGCCGCCGCCACCCTGTTCGCAGCGCCAGCCCTCGCGTTGGCCGCCTGCGCACCTCCCGGTGAGGTGCCCTCGAACACCACCGGAACCCCACCCGCCATCTGGACCGGCTCCCCGTCCCCGTCGGCGTCCGCCGGCGAGGAGGGCCCGAGCGAAGGCGGCGAGGCCCAGGCCGCCGGCGGCGAGACACTCAAGGCCGATCTCAAGCTGCCCGACGGCACCACCGTGGCCACCGCCGACATCGCGTTCTCCGGGGGATACGCCACCGTCACCGTGCAGACGTCCGGCACCAACCAGCTGACCCCCGGGTTCCACGGCATGCACATCCACTCGGTGGGTAAGTGCGAGGCCAACTCGGTGGCGCCGACCGGAGGCGCGCCGGCCAACTTCAACTCCGCCGGCGGCCACCTCCAGGTGCCCGGCCACAGCGGTCACCCCGCCAGCGGCGATCTGGCCTCGCTGCAGGTCCGCGAGGACGGCTCGGCCAAGCTCGTGACGACCACCGACGCCTTCACCGCCGAGGAGCTGCTCGGCGGCGCCGGCACGGCGATCATCATCCACGAGAAGGCGGACAACTTCGCCAACATCCCGCCGGAGCGCTACCAGCAGGTCAACGGCGCACCGCCGCCGGATCAGACCACCCTGGCGACCGGCGACGCCGGAGCTCGGGTGGCGTGCGGTGTCATCACTCGGGGCTGA
- a CDS encoding exodeoxyribonuclease III has protein sequence MRLATWNVNSIRARVDRVTDWLERADVDVLAMQETKCSDEQFPTMPFAALGYEVVHCGFNQWNGVAIASRVGIDDVAVGFEGQPTWSSDDSVEAAAEARALGATCGGVRVWSLYVPNGRFVGSPHYAYKLEWLAALRDTAQTWLTDDPALPIAMVGDWNIAPTDDDVWSVEAYQDSTHVTPPERDAFAAVVDTGFADVVRPFTPGPGVFTYWDYTRLAFQKRRGMRIDFILGSPAFTNRVTHAEIVREERKGKGASDHAPVLVELAD, from the coding sequence ATGCGACTGGCGACGTGGAACGTCAACTCGATTCGCGCCAGGGTCGATCGGGTCACCGATTGGCTGGAGCGCGCCGACGTCGACGTGCTGGCGATGCAGGAGACCAAGTGCTCCGACGAGCAGTTCCCGACGATGCCGTTCGCCGCGCTGGGCTACGAGGTGGTGCACTGCGGGTTCAATCAGTGGAACGGGGTGGCCATCGCCTCGCGGGTGGGCATCGATGACGTCGCGGTCGGCTTCGAGGGCCAACCGACGTGGAGTTCGGACGACAGCGTGGAGGCCGCGGCCGAAGCCCGCGCACTCGGCGCCACCTGCGGCGGGGTGCGGGTGTGGAGCCTCTACGTCCCCAACGGCCGTTTCGTCGGTTCGCCCCACTACGCCTACAAGTTGGAATGGCTTGCGGCGCTGCGCGACACCGCACAAACATGGCTCACCGACGATCCGGCCCTACCGATCGCGATGGTCGGTGACTGGAACATCGCCCCCACCGACGACGACGTCTGGAGCGTCGAGGCCTATCAGGACAGCACCCACGTCACGCCGCCGGAACGTGACGCCTTCGCCGCGGTCGTCGACACCGGTTTCGCCGACGTGGTGCGTCCGTTCACGCCGGGTCCCGGCGTCTTCACGTACTGGGACTACACCCGGTTGGCGTTCCAGAAGCGCCGCGGTATGCGCATCGACTTCATCCTCGGCTCGCCCGCGTTCACCAACCGCGTCACCCACGCCGAGATCGTCCGTGAGGAACGGAAAGGCAAGGGCGCCAGCGATCATGCCCCCGTGCTGGTGGAGCTCGCAGACTGA
- a CDS encoding DUF3263 domain-containing protein, whose product MDGAIARADKSGDSADGAEPADGLTRREHDILAFERQWWKYAGSKEDAIKELFSMSATRYYQVLNALVDRPEALAADPMLVKRLRRLRASRQKARAARRLGFDVT is encoded by the coding sequence ATGGACGGCGCGATCGCGCGGGCTGATAAGTCAGGGGACTCCGCAGACGGCGCTGAACCCGCCGACGGTCTGACCCGTCGGGAGCACGACATCCTGGCGTTCGAACGGCAGTGGTGGAAGTACGCCGGATCCAAGGAAGACGCCATCAAGGAGCTCTTCTCGATGTCGGCGACCCGGTACTACCAGGTGCTGAACGCGTTGGTCGACCGGCCGGAAGCCCTGGCCGCGGACCCGATGCTGGTCAAGCGGTTGCGCAGGCTGCGAGCGAGCCGGCAGAAGGCCCGCGCGGCGCGGCGCCTCGGCTTCGACGTGACCTGA
- a CDS encoding LON peptidase substrate-binding domain-containing protein, with protein sequence MPTVPMFPLETAMLPGEELPLRIFEPRYSALVQACLAADDPAFGVVLIAAGREVGGGDSRSDVGTLAHIVEHVDLGEGRYGLKCAMAERFRVIEWLPDDPYPRAVIELWPDEPGAPVTVDQIRDIEDRMVALFERIASARGAQVNARDIVHGADESGDAAMWLYALTARLPMGQADRYSVLSAPTAADRVLALSEAVDTVTAMVEFQLSE encoded by the coding sequence GTGCCCACGGTCCCGATGTTCCCGCTCGAGACGGCGATGCTGCCGGGCGAGGAGCTGCCGCTGCGCATCTTCGAGCCGCGATACTCAGCCCTGGTGCAGGCGTGTCTGGCTGCCGACGACCCCGCCTTCGGGGTGGTGCTGATCGCGGCGGGTCGCGAAGTCGGCGGCGGCGACAGTCGCAGCGACGTCGGCACGCTGGCCCACATCGTCGAGCACGTCGACCTCGGTGAGGGCCGCTACGGCTTGAAATGTGCGATGGCCGAGAGGTTTCGGGTCATCGAGTGGTTGCCCGACGATCCGTACCCGCGGGCGGTGATCGAATTGTGGCCCGATGAACCCGGAGCGCCCGTCACGGTCGACCAGATCCGCGACATCGAAGACCGGATGGTGGCGCTGTTCGAGCGGATCGCCTCGGCGCGGGGGGCGCAGGTCAATGCGCGCGACATCGTGCACGGTGCCGACGAGTCGGGCGATGCGGCGATGTGGTTGTACGCGTTGACCGCCCGGCTCCCGATGGGGCAGGCCGACCGGTACTCGGTGCTGTCTGCTCCGACGGCGGCCGACCGGGTGCTGGCGCTCTCCGAGGCCGTCGACACCGTCACCGCGATGGTGGAGTTCCAGCTCTCGGAGTGA
- a CDS encoding Na+/H+ antiporter subunit E, which produces MRTLALRVWMVCWLILVWVLLWGTISAANVLSGLVVALVVTLLLPLPPVPVEGRLHPISLLRLGVLVVYYLLSSSVQVAALALKPGPPPLTAVLRVHFAVKSDLVLVLAVNIINLTPGTMVLEIDQPRRMLYVHVLDVGSERTVVRFYRQVATLQRVLVASFERDADWRAAEKEATP; this is translated from the coding sequence ATGAGGACTCTGGCGCTGCGGGTCTGGATGGTGTGTTGGCTGATCCTGGTGTGGGTGCTGCTGTGGGGCACCATTTCTGCGGCCAACGTCCTCTCCGGTCTGGTTGTCGCGTTGGTGGTGACGCTGCTGCTGCCGTTGCCGCCGGTGCCCGTGGAGGGGCGGCTGCACCCGATCTCCCTGCTGCGCCTGGGCGTGCTCGTCGTCTACTACCTGCTGAGCTCCTCGGTGCAGGTGGCCGCGCTGGCGCTCAAACCCGGTCCGCCCCCGCTCACCGCGGTGCTCCGGGTCCACTTCGCGGTCAAGTCCGACCTCGTTCTGGTGCTCGCGGTCAACATCATCAACCTGACCCCGGGCACCATGGTGCTCGAGATCGATCAGCCCCGCCGGATGCTCTACGTACACGTGCTCGACGTCGGATCAGAGCGGACGGTGGTGCGCTTCTACCGCCAGGTGGCGACGCTGCAGAGGGTGTTGGTCGCGTCGTTCGAGCGGGACGCGGACTGGCGGGCCGCCGAGAAGGAGGCCACGCCGTGA